From uncultured Methanobrevibacter sp., a single genomic window includes:
- a CDS encoding glutamate synthase-related protein, whose product MSFTVERKLEICKQSNDRPGCCWYLCDNPHKSSCKNCYSCYSNCPHGVYEVINDEPLPIHQENCVGCKICEEMCPTHAIYVRPLVDEGRGVWSNSTMVEIKRKSQTGAYKVRGCGLTRRIPTFDDLSILPAQVSRPPIDSYRETCKTSVVLGDRFAENPIEIDTPIMIGAMSFGALSKEAKIALAIGSSKVGTITNTGEGGMLPEERHYADKLIAQYASGRFGVSASYLNNAEAVEIKIGQGAKSGMGGHLLSHKVTAEVARVRNIPEGTSALSPARHMDIVGPEDLGMKINQLREITDWKVPIIVKFASGRVEQDVKIAAKAGADIIVVDGMQGGTGAGPEVVTEHAGIPTIEAIVKADDALKDINLRSEVSLVAAGGIRSGADVAKAIALGADAVYIATSALISIGCKVCQSCSEGICPKGIATQDRVLRRRLDPIRKGQQVANYIEAMTQEVTSLTQQAGNTDIENLERQDLVALTMEASQLTGVPMVRN is encoded by the coding sequence ATGTCATTCACTGTAGAAAGAAAATTGGAAATTTGCAAACAGAGCAATGATAGGCCTGGATGCTGTTGGTATTTATGTGACAATCCCCACAAATCATCATGTAAAAACTGTTACAGTTGCTATTCAAATTGTCCTCATGGAGTATATGAGGTAATCAATGATGAACCATTGCCAATACATCAGGAAAATTGTGTAGGATGTAAAATCTGTGAGGAGATGTGCCCAACACATGCAATATATGTCAGACCTCTTGTTGATGAAGGCAGAGGTGTATGGTCAAATTCAACAATGGTTGAAATCAAACGTAAAAGTCAAACAGGAGCATATAAGGTTAGAGGTTGTGGGCTCACTAGAAGAATCCCAACATTCGATGACTTAAGCATATTGCCTGCACAGGTTTCAAGGCCACCAATAGACTCCTATAGGGAAACATGCAAGACTTCAGTGGTTCTTGGAGACAGGTTTGCAGAAAATCCAATCGAAATAGACACTCCTATTATGATTGGGGCAATGTCTTTTGGCGCATTAAGCAAGGAAGCGAAAATAGCATTGGCAATTGGAAGCAGCAAGGTAGGCACAATCACAAATACTGGTGAAGGGGGAATGCTTCCTGAAGAAAGGCATTATGCAGACAAATTGATTGCTCAATATGCATCAGGCCGTTTTGGAGTTTCAGCAAGTTATCTCAACAATGCAGAAGCTGTTGAAATAAAAATAGGGCAAGGTGCAAAATCAGGTATGGGAGGACATTTGCTTTCCCATAAGGTAACTGCAGAAGTTGCTAGAGTCAGAAATATTCCAGAGGGAACCTCTGCATTAAGTCCTGCAAGACATATGGACATTGTAGGGCCTGAGGATTTAGGTATGAAAATCAACCAATTAAGGGAAATCACTGACTGGAAAGTGCCTATCATTGTGAAATTTGCATCCGGTAGAGTGGAACAGGATGTAAAGATTGCAGCAAAGGCAGGTGCAGATATAATTGTAGTTGATGGTATGCAAGGGGGAACAGGTGCGGGCCCTGAAGTGGTTACAGAACATGCAGGTATTCCTACAATAGAAGCTATTGTAAAGGCGGATGATGCTCTTAAGGACATTAATTTAAGAAGTGAAGTAAGCCTTGTCGCTGCTGGTGGAATAAGATCAGGTGCTGATGTTGCAAAAGCCATTGCTTTAGGGGCAGATGCGGTTTATATAGCTACCTCTGCATTGATTTCCATAGGTTGTAAGGTTTGCCAATCCTGTTCTGAGGGCATTTGCCCTAAAGGAATTGCAACACAGGATAGGGTGCTTAGAAGAAGATTAGATCCTATTAGAAAAGGTCAGCAAGTGGCAAATTATATTGAAGCAATGACTCAGGAAGTAACTTCCTTGACTCAACAGGCAGGAAATACAGATATTGAAAACCTTGAACGTCAGGACTTGGTTGCATTGACTATGGAGGCTTCACAATTAACAGGAGTGCCAATGGTGAGAAATTAA
- a CDS encoding PEP/pyruvate-binding domain-containing protein, with amino-acid sequence MAAFERIKSGILGLDEALDNIRLGDNVVWNVTNLNEFSYFVDPYVKQAKEDKRNLIYIRFANHPPLIEMTEDDFNLLEIEENNPETEFCMIERDGIKIYKVNPYNQFETFTLEVHRIIEKEGFDAFYVFDCLSDLQAVWSTDLMMGNFFKVTCPFLFQLDTVAYFPIIRGRHSFDAIAKIRETTQLFLNVHSNSPEEVYVSPLKVWNRYSQTMFLGHKFNPRTGFVKVLQDGQEVSKYYKTINDSDKHQSGQILDSWERYMLQVRMKYEEGKNIDDECDKICELMMTKDEKMLSKIKEYFTFEDYITIYDRRVGSGLVGGKSCGMLLARKIIEKERPDIYSNLEPDDSFYIGSDLFYTYIVSNDLWDLRVKQRTPEGYYKYGKELEEALKKGTFSDEIKKGFIQILDYFGQNPIIVRSSSFLEDGYGNAFAGKYESVFCVNRGSLEERLAAFEEAVKVVYSSTMNISALEYRKINDLDDTDEQMALLVQRVSGSYHGDYFFPTAAGVGFSYSPYSPLPDMDNSKGMLRLVMGLGTKAVDRTKKDYPRIINLDKPEVTMVKDIREKHRYSQHYLDVIDLKDISLHDIPVSEGLDVIPRYAKKVLVEHDREAERMFRDRGERREIVFVNCEGLVKNQEFIDEMKEIMNTLETAYDYPVDIEYTVNVGEDNSFNVNLLQCRPLQVSINNEAIEMPEDKNVFFHIKESSMGMSRMNEIDVICYVDPHRYYEYPYAQKSSISHVINDVNAYCKENGKTAILIVPGRIGTSSPELGIPVVFADISYFSAILEESYSEVGYMPELSFGSHMFQDLVEAEIYYGALFENEKKLEFNKDMIYDHQNILKEINPNLSEEIYDMIHVIDFGDDKAEFYHDMNKDETLCIFN; translated from the coding sequence ATGGCTGCATTCGAAAGAATAAAATCAGGGATTCTGGGGCTTGATGAAGCTTTAGACAATATTCGTTTGGGAGATAATGTAGTTTGGAATGTTACAAATCTAAATGAATTCTCTTATTTTGTTGATCCTTATGTCAAACAGGCGAAAGAGGATAAGAGGAACTTGATATACATTAGGTTTGCTAATCACCCTCCATTGATTGAAATGACAGAAGATGATTTTAACCTGCTTGAAATAGAAGAGAATAATCCTGAAACTGAGTTTTGCATGATTGAACGAGATGGAATCAAGATATATAAGGTAAATCCATATAACCAATTTGAGACATTTACATTGGAAGTTCATAGAATTATTGAAAAGGAAGGGTTTGACGCATTCTATGTATTTGACTGCTTAAGTGACCTTCAAGCTGTTTGGTCTACCGATTTGATGATGGGAAATTTCTTTAAGGTTACTTGCCCATTCCTGTTCCAATTGGATACTGTAGCATACTTCCCAATCATTCGGGGAAGGCATTCATTTGATGCAATAGCTAAAATCCGTGAAACCACACAGCTATTCCTGAATGTACATTCAAATTCTCCTGAAGAGGTTTATGTTTCTCCACTTAAAGTATGGAACAGATATTCTCAAACAATGTTTTTGGGACATAAGTTTAACCCAAGAACAGGTTTTGTCAAGGTTTTGCAGGATGGTCAGGAAGTTAGCAAATATTATAAGACCATCAATGATTCTGATAAGCATCAAAGCGGGCAAATCCTGGACAGTTGGGAAAGATATATGCTTCAGGTTAGAATGAAGTATGAAGAAGGCAAGAATATCGATGATGAGTGCGATAAGATTTGTGAGCTGATGATGACAAAAGATGAGAAGATGCTTTCCAAAATAAAGGAATACTTTACTTTTGAGGATTATATCACAATCTACGATCGTCGTGTAGGAAGTGGTTTGGTAGGTGGTAAGTCCTGCGGTATGCTTCTTGCAAGAAAGATAATCGAAAAGGAGCGTCCAGACATATACAGTAATCTTGAACCGGATGATTCATTTTATATTGGCTCAGATTTATTTTACACATACATCGTTTCAAATGACCTATGGGACCTTAGAGTAAAGCAAAGAACCCCTGAAGGTTATTATAAGTATGGGAAAGAGTTGGAGGAAGCTCTTAAAAAGGGTACTTTCTCAGATGAAATCAAGAAGGGATTCATACAGATATTGGATTATTTTGGACAGAACCCGATTATTGTAAGGTCAAGCAGTTTCCTTGAAGATGGATATGGAAATGCTTTTGCAGGAAAATATGAATCTGTATTCTGTGTAAATAGGGGCAGTCTTGAAGAACGTTTGGCAGCATTTGAAGAAGCGGTAAAGGTGGTATATTCAAGTACCATGAACATTTCCGCTTTGGAATATAGAAAAATAAACGATTTGGATGATACCGATGAGCAAATGGCTCTTTTGGTTCAGAGAGTTTCAGGTTCCTATCATGGTGACTATTTCTTCCCAACTGCTGCAGGTGTAGGATTTTCATACAGCCCATATTCACCGCTGCCTGATATGGATAACAGCAAAGGAATGCTAAGGTTGGTAATGGGTCTTGGTACAAAAGCTGTTGACAGGACTAAAAAGGATTATCCTAGAATAATCAATCTTGACAAGCCTGAAGTTACTATGGTGAAGGACATTAGGGAAAAGCACAGATATTCTCAACACTATCTGGATGTAATTGATTTAAAAGATATCAGCTTGCATGACATTCCTGTTAGTGAGGGGTTGGATGTTATTCCAAGATATGCAAAGAAAGTCCTGGTTGAACATGATCGTGAAGCTGAAAGAATGTTCCGTGACAGGGGGGAACGCCGTGAAATAGTGTTTGTAAATTGTGAGGGGCTTGTAAAAAATCAGGAATTCATCGATGAGATGAAGGAAATCATGAATACATTGGAAACCGCTTATGATTATCCTGTGGACATAGAATATACAGTCAATGTTGGAGAGGATAATTCATTCAATGTGAACCTATTGCAATGCAGACCTCTGCAGGTTTCAATAAACAATGAAGCCATTGAAATGCCTGAGGATAAGAACGTCTTCTTCCATATCAAGGAATCTTCAATGGGTATGTCACGTATGAATGAAATAGATGTAATCTGTTATGTCGATCCCCATAGGTATTATGAATATCCATATGCTCAGAAAAGTTCCATCTCCCATGTAATCAATGATGTGAATGCCTATTGCAAGGAAAATGGCAAGACTGCAATTCTGATTGTTCCAGGAAGAATTGGCACATCTTCTCCGGAGTTAGGAATTCCAGTGGTCTTTGCTGACATCAGCTATTTCTCTGCAATTCTGGAGGAATCATACAGTGAAGTTGGATATATGCCTGAATTATCCTTCGGAAGCCATATGTTCCAGGACTTGGTGGAAGCAGAGATATACTATGGTGCATTGTTTGAAAATGAGAAAAAATTGGAATTCAATAAGGATATGATTTATGATCATCAAAACATCCTAAAGGAGATAAATCCTAATCTAAGCGAGGAGATTTATGATATGATACATGTCATAGACTTTGGTGATGACAAGGCGGAATTCTATCATGACATGAATAAGGATGAAACCTTGTGCATTTTCAATTAA
- a CDS encoding PsbP-related protein, whose product MVKGNKDRFVLELGNDEKGEPKTLSAEETLRQMKKGYNNGYFYLEYPFLWQEMKSEEEDEFTHLVLLNKTNNAIVKISTQPCLANTVEELKELVETDLKSKECEIQQSGMENFDNYGIWDVIYLTKEGLEIEQYAILKDNNLYSLELYTKNNRDQVAVKSFVDVIQTFKILKPVYKVDGDSYERI is encoded by the coding sequence ATGGTAAAAGGAAATAAGGATAGATTTGTACTTGAATTAGGAAATGATGAAAAGGGAGAGCCAAAGACACTTAGTGCTGAAGAGACCTTAAGACAAATGAAAAAAGGATATAACAACGGATACTTCTACTTGGAATACCCATTCTTATGGCAAGAGATGAAAAGTGAGGAAGAAGATGAATTCACCCATCTTGTATTATTGAATAAAACCAACAATGCAATTGTAAAAATATCCACACAACCTTGTTTGGCAAACACTGTTGAAGAGTTAAAGGAACTTGTAGAAACAGACTTGAAATCAAAGGAATGTGAAATCCAACAATCTGGAATGGAAAACTTTGACAATTATGGAATTTGGGATGTCATATATCTCACTAAAGAAGGATTGGAAATAGAGCAATACGCTATCTTAAAGGACAACAACCTATACTCCCTTGAATTGTACACCAAAAACAATAGGGATCAAGTAGCTGTAAAGTCTTTTGTTGATGTAATTCAAACATTTAAAATCTTAAAACCAGTTTACAAAGTAGATGGGGATTCCTACGAAAGAATTTAA
- a CDS encoding SHOCT domain-containing protein, translating to MGRLGFLFNPDGNMPKGEIKSRDVEFDFLGLLTESIGGNDNKSNGAIKLDEDSIYIELRSRFNGKVKDAFEISYDDLNADDIDRVADNKVQLNLEDKTIQLKTLDHDMLSNFETKLKNKLNTGSFVPEEEKIRHVIADIPAEIRKYHDLLKDGIITAEEFEKKKKELLNN from the coding sequence ATGGGAAGATTAGGTTTTTTATTCAATCCGGACGGAAACATGCCTAAAGGTGAGATTAAATCAAGAGATGTGGAATTTGATTTCTTAGGATTATTGACTGAAAGCATTGGTGGAAATGATAATAAATCCAATGGGGCAATCAAGTTGGATGAGGATTCCATTTACATAGAATTGAGAAGCAGATTTAACGGAAAGGTCAAGGATGCATTTGAAATATCTTATGATGATTTGAATGCAGATGACATTGATAGGGTAGCTGACAATAAGGTTCAATTGAATTTAGAGGATAAGACTATTCAACTTAAGACATTGGATCATGATATGTTAAGTAATTTTGAAACCAAGTTGAAGAACAAGTTAAACACAGGATCATTTGTACCTGAAGAGGAAAAAATAAGGCATGTAATTGCTGATATTCCTGCAGAGATAAGGAAATATCATGATCTATTGAAGGATGGAATAATAACTGCAGAGGAATTTGAAAAGAAGAAAAAGGAATTATTGAATAACTGA
- a CDS encoding 30S ribosomal protein S13 — protein MEDDFKHLVRISRKDVDGNKTIQHALTEIKGIGLSLSRSICLTLGLNTDDQIGYISEEDVSKIEALLENPQEYNIPDWMLNRRNDYATGDDLHLIESDLDMTLRDDLNRMKKTRSYKGRRHEVGLPVRGQRTKSTFRHSSTVGVSRRRR, from the coding sequence ATGGAAGACGACTTTAAGCACTTAGTGCGTATATCCAGAAAGGACGTAGATGGTAACAAAACTATCCAACATGCTTTAACTGAAATTAAAGGTATTGGATTATCCTTATCTAGATCTATCTGTCTTACCTTAGGTTTAAATACTGATGACCAAATCGGTTACATCTCTGAAGAAGATGTTTCTAAAATTGAAGCACTCTTAGAAAATCCACAAGAATACAATATTCCTGATTGGATGTTAAACAGACGTAACGATTACGCTACTGGTGACGACCTTCATTTGATTGAATCTGACCTTGACATGACTTTAAGAGATGATTTAAACAGAATGAAAAAGACCAGAAGCTACAAAGGTAGAAGACACGAAGTTGGTTTACCAGTTAGAGGACAAAGAACTAAATCTACTTTCAGACACAGTTCTACTGTCGGTGTAAGTCGTAGAAGAAGATAA
- a CDS encoding 30S ribosomal protein S4 codes for MGHPRKARKKYDTPPHPWNAERIKTENKLMSKYGLKNKKEIWKADTLVRKYSREARYLLGFSQDQVKVETEELLGHLKRSGILDENAHLENILDLTVEDILRRRLQTIVFQKGLARTAKEARMFVVHGHIALNGKKLNSPSYVVKRGEEEAVGFYHSSPVAKQIEEYNKAATQAGENQ; via the coding sequence ATGGGACATCCAAGAAAAGCAAGGAAAAAGTATGATACACCACCTCATCCTTGGAATGCAGAAAGAATTAAAACTGAAAATAAATTAATGTCTAAATACGGCTTAAAAAACAAAAAGGAAATTTGGAAAGCTGATACTTTAGTTAGAAAATACAGTAGGGAAGCAAGATACTTACTCGGTTTCTCTCAAGATCAAGTAAAAGTTGAAACTGAAGAATTATTAGGACACTTGAAAAGATCAGGAATCCTTGATGAAAACGCTCACTTAGAAAACATTCTTGATTTAACTGTTGAAGATATTTTAAGAAGAAGATTACAAACTATAGTTTTCCAAAAAGGTTTAGCTCGTACTGCTAAAGAAGCAAGAATGTTTGTAGTACACGGACACATTGCTTTAAACGGTAAGAAATTAAATTCTCCAAGTTATGTAGTTAAAAGAGGAGAAGAAGAAGCAGTTGGTTTCTACCACTCTTCCCCAGTAGCTAAACAGATTGAAGAATACAACAAAGCAGCAACTCAAGCTGGAGAAAATCAATAA
- a CDS encoding 30S ribosomal protein S11: MAKDEKWGIANIYSSFNNTILTVTDITGAETICQWSGGKVVRADRQQSSPFAAMEAANRAAEDAKEKGFVGLHIRVRAPGGNGPRSPGPGAQATIRALARAGIKIGKIEDITPIPHDGTGRPGGKRGRRV; this comes from the coding sequence ATGGCAAAAGACGAAAAATGGGGAATAGCTAATATTTATTCATCCTTTAATAATACTATCTTAACTGTAACTGATATTACCGGAGCAGAAACTATCTGTCAATGGTCTGGTGGTAAAGTAGTTCGTGCAGACAGACAACAATCCTCTCCTTTTGCAGCTATGGAAGCAGCAAACAGAGCAGCTGAAGATGCAAAAGAAAAAGGTTTTGTCGGATTACATATTAGAGTAAGAGCTCCTGGTGGAAATGGTCCTAGAAGTCCAGGTCCTGGTGCACAAGCAACCATTCGTGCATTAGCAAGAGCTGGAATCAAAATTGGTAAAATTGAAGATATCACTCCTATACCTCATGATGGTACTGGAAGACCAGGCGGTAAAAGAGGAAGAAGAGTATAA
- a CDS encoding DNA-directed RNA polymerase subunit D yields MKIDVKEQDENSMTFIVRDAEVPFVNAIRRIAMMKVPKLAIEDVFIVKNDSAMFDEVLAHRLGLTPLVSDAESIEGLVLPEDCDCDSEKGEYCPRCSVSFSLRETGPKTVYSKDLKSCGDSKIKPVYDTIPLLKLKENQEVDLEAVAKLGIGKDHAKWVPTTVCAYKQYPEIETEEKVDSTVATAVVEACPRGVLDFDSDEGKIEVVDIENCSLCKACVRAAKAAESKCITVGYRENDFIFKIETDGSMPPKEVLLKACDVLDAKTDEFITFSEGGS; encoded by the coding sequence ATGAAAATTGATGTCAAAGAGCAAGATGAAAATTCAATGACTTTTATAGTCAGAGATGCAGAAGTTCCTTTTGTTAATGCTATTAGAAGAATTGCTATGATGAAAGTACCTAAATTAGCTATTGAAGATGTATTCATAGTTAAAAATGATTCTGCAATGTTTGATGAAGTATTAGCTCACAGATTAGGTTTAACTCCTTTAGTTTCTGATGCAGAATCTATTGAAGGTTTAGTACTTCCAGAAGATTGTGATTGTGATAGTGAAAAAGGAGAATACTGTCCAAGATGTAGTGTTTCTTTCTCATTAAGGGAAACAGGACCTAAAACTGTATACTCTAAAGATTTAAAATCTTGTGGTGACTCAAAAATTAAACCAGTATACGATACCATCCCTCTCTTGAAATTAAAAGAGAATCAGGAAGTTGATTTAGAAGCTGTAGCAAAATTAGGAATTGGTAAAGACCATGCAAAATGGGTGCCAACCACTGTTTGTGCTTATAAACAATATCCGGAAATTGAAACTGAAGAAAAAGTTGACAGCACTGTTGCTACTGCGGTTGTTGAAGCATGCCCTAGAGGAGTGCTCGATTTTGACAGCGATGAAGGAAAGATTGAAGTTGTCGATATTGAAAACTGCTCCCTTTGTAAAGCTTGTGTAAGGGCAGCAAAAGCAGCAGAATCTAAATGTATCACTGTTGGGTATCGTGAAAATGATTTTATTTTTAAAATTGAAACTGATGGATCAATGCCTCCTAAAGAGGTTTTATTAAAAGCTTGTGATGTTTTAGATGCTAAAACAGATGAGTTTATCACATTTAGTGAAGGAGGAAGCTAA
- a CDS encoding 50S ribosomal protein L18e: MAREIKKTNPNLIDLIYNLRKQSYEEEVGIWKEVAIKLEKPCRNQAEVSLSHINKHTVEGETVVIPGKVLSDGKLDHKVTIAALGFTKNAEAKIEKFGSEALSIAELAEANPKGSNVKIML, encoded by the coding sequence ATGGCTAGAGAAATTAAGAAAACTAATCCTAACCTTATTGACCTTATTTACAATCTTAGAAAACAGTCTTATGAGGAAGAAGTGGGTATCTGGAAAGAAGTAGCTATCAAGCTCGAAAAACCTTGCAGAAACCAAGCTGAAGTAAGCCTTTCTCATATTAACAAACACACTGTTGAAGGAGAAACTGTGGTTATTCCAGGTAAAGTATTATCTGACGGTAAATTAGATCACAAAGTTACTATAGCAGCATTAGGATTTACTAAAAACGCTGAAGCAAAAATAGAAAAATTTGGCAGTGAAGCTCTTTCTATTGCAGAACTTGCAGAAGCAAATCCTAAAGGTAGCAATGTAAAAATTATGTTATAA
- a CDS encoding 50S ribosomal protein L13, producing MIINGEGHILGRLASVVSKQLLEGEEIVVLNAEKIMLTGNKDWAYAKYKQRVDRASISNPRDLGPKYPRRPEDIFRRTVRGMLPMKKAKGKTAFKGFKAFVGVPEEYADAELITMPEAEYNDIKKGMELGEISKLLGAKFE from the coding sequence ATGATTATTAACGGTGAAGGACATATTTTAGGAAGACTTGCTAGTGTAGTCAGCAAGCAACTTCTTGAAGGCGAAGAGATTGTAGTTCTCAACGCTGAAAAAATAATGTTAACTGGTAATAAAGATTGGGCTTACGCTAAGTACAAACAAAGAGTAGACAGAGCATCTATCTCTAACCCTCGTGACTTAGGTCCTAAATACCCAAGAAGACCAGAAGATATATTCAGAAGAACCGTAAGAGGTATGTTACCTATGAAAAAAGCAAAAGGTAAAACTGCTTTCAAAGGATTCAAAGCATTTGTAGGTGTACCTGAAGAGTATGCTGATGCTGAACTTATAACCATGCCTGAAGCTGAATATAATGACATTAAAAAAGGAATGGAATTAGGAGAAATCTCTAAACTTTTAGGTGCTAAATTCGAATAG
- a CDS encoding 30S ribosomal protein S9 has protein sequence MKVVHTSGKRKTAIARGTVREGTGKVRINKVPLELYSPELARLKLTEPLELAGDVADQVDISIRVNGGGVMGQAEAARMVIAKGLVQWTQDMDLKEIYTQYDRTMLVGDPRRSEPKKYGGPGARARKQKSYR, from the coding sequence ATGAAAGTTGTTCATACAAGCGGTAAGCGTAAAACAGCTATTGCAAGAGGTACTGTAAGAGAAGGTACTGGTAAAGTAAGAATTAATAAAGTTCCTTTAGAACTTTATTCTCCAGAACTTGCACGTTTAAAATTAACCGAACCATTAGAATTAGCTGGAGATGTTGCTGATCAAGTAGACATTTCCATCAGAGTTAATGGTGGAGGAGTTATGGGCCAAGCTGAAGCTGCACGTATGGTAATTGCAAAAGGTTTAGTACAATGGACTCAAGACATGGACTTAAAAGAGATTTACACTCAATATGACAGAACCATGTTAGTAGGTGACCCAAGACGTTCTGAACCTAAAAAATACGGCGGTCCTGGTGCTAGAGCTCGTAAACAAAAAAGTTACAGATAA
- a CDS encoding DNA-directed RNA polymerase subunit N: MIPIRCISCGKPVSAYFDEYNRRLADGEESKDILDDMGITRYCCRRMLISHVETWE, encoded by the coding sequence ATGATACCTATACGATGTATAAGTTGTGGAAAACCCGTTTCTGCATATTTTGATGAATACAACCGCAGATTAGCTGATGGTGAAGAATCAAAAGATATTTTGGATGATATGGGTATTACAAGATATTGTTGTAGAAGAATGTTAATTTCTCATGTTGAAACTTGGGAATAA
- a CDS encoding DNA-directed RNA polymerase subunit K translates to MAANEDNTKKLTRFEKARVLGARAIQLSMGAKPMKHKEIEKFLKSSKSLDPIDIATKELELGILPLNVRHKE, encoded by the coding sequence ATGGCTGCAAATGAAGACAATACAAAAAAATTAACAAGATTCGAAAAGGCTAGGGTTTTAGGTGCAAGAGCTATTCAGCTTTCCATGGGTGCTAAACCTATGAAACATAAGGAAATCGAAAAATTCCTAAAAAGTTCCAAATCTCTTGATCCTATTGATATAGCTACTAAGGAACTTGAATTAGGCATTTTGCCTTTAAACGTTAGACACAAAGAATAA
- the eno gene encoding phosphopyruvate hydratase: MDSVIEDVRVRKILDSRGNPTVEVDIITWNGFGRAAAPSGASTGSREVVSFPEGGVSQVITEVEDLISSELIGMAAEDIEDIDEILKEIDGTDNLSAIGGNTTVAVSMAAAKAAAMSYNLPLYNFLGGNFIKEIPYPLGNMMNGGAHAGPNAPDIQEFLVVPVGASDITEAVFANVEVHKRLKELISKKDPSFTGGKGDEGGWIPNITNDQALEIQAQACEEVGDELGFIIKPGLDMASSEFWSEEEGKYVYGQDGLKRDSGDQVDYVKDLIDTYHMFYVEDPFDEKDFEGFAELTAKVGNNCRICGDDLFVTNSELLAKGIEMNAANAIIIKPNQIGTLTDTYETVRLAKENGVMPVVSHRSGETCDETIAHLAIAFGAPMIKTGAIGGERIAKLNELIRIEEEMSNPRMANLY, encoded by the coding sequence TTGGATAGTGTAATTGAAGATGTTCGTGTTAGAAAGATTTTAGACAGCAGGGGAAATCCTACTGTTGAAGTGGACATAATTACTTGGAACGGATTTGGAAGAGCTGCTGCTCCTAGTGGTGCAAGCACTGGTTCTAGAGAAGTCGTTTCTTTCCCAGAAGGCGGAGTTAGTCAAGTAATCACTGAGGTTGAAGATTTAATCTCCTCCGAACTTATTGGTATGGCTGCTGAAGACATCGAGGACATTGATGAAATCCTTAAGGAAATTGATGGAACCGATAATTTGTCTGCAATTGGTGGAAATACTACTGTAGCTGTTTCCATGGCTGCAGCTAAAGCGGCTGCAATGAGTTATAATTTGCCTCTTTACAATTTCTTGGGAGGCAATTTCATTAAGGAAATTCCTTATCCATTAGGGAATATGATGAATGGAGGGGCTCATGCAGGTCCTAATGCACCTGACATTCAAGAGTTCCTGGTTGTTCCTGTTGGAGCAAGTGACATTACAGAAGCGGTTTTTGCTAATGTCGAAGTTCATAAGAGATTGAAGGAACTCATAAGCAAAAAAGACCCTAGTTTCACTGGTGGAAAAGGTGATGAAGGAGGATGGATTCCAAACATCACTAATGACCAAGCTTTGGAGATTCAAGCTCAAGCTTGTGAAGAGGTTGGTGATGAACTTGGTTTTATCATAAAGCCTGGTTTGGATATGGCTTCATCTGAATTCTGGAGCGAGGAAGAAGGTAAGTATGTCTATGGTCAAGACGGTCTTAAAAGAGACAGCGGTGACCAAGTTGATTATGTAAAAGACTTGATTGATACTTATCATATGTTCTATGTTGAAGATCCTTTTGATGAGAAAGATTTTGAAGGATTTGCAGAACTCACTGCAAAGGTAGGCAATAACTGCCGCATTTGCGGGGATGATCTATTCGTAACCAATAGCGAATTGTTGGCTAAAGGTATTGAAATGAATGCTGCAAATGCAATCATCATCAAGCCAAATCAAATAGGCACTTTAACAGATACTTATGAAACTGTAAGATTAGCTAAAGAGAATGGCGTTATGCCTGTTGTTTCCCACAGATCAGGTGAGACCTGTGATGAAACCATTGCTCACTTGGCAATTGCATTCGGTGCTCCAATGATCAAAACCGGTGCAATAGGCGGGGAAAGAATAGCTAAATTAAATGAACTCATTAGAATTGAAGAGGAAATGTCCAATCCTAGAATGGCAAATTTATATTAA
- a CDS encoding 4Fe-4S dicluster domain-containing protein — protein MSTVIIDASKCENADCGECVDMCPMEIFSLDGDKIVTDHEDECTLCEVCVDMCPNDCITIKDE, from the coding sequence ATGTCAACTGTTATTATTGATGCAAGCAAATGTGAAAATGCAGATTGTGGTGAATGTGTAGATATGTGTCCTATGGAAATCTTTTCCTTAGACGGAGACAAAATCGTAACTGATCATGAAGATGAATGTACTTTATGTGAAGTATGTGTCGACATGTGTCCTAACGACTGCATTACTATCAAAGATGAATAG